From the genome of Populus trichocarpa isolate Nisqually-1 chromosome 15, P.trichocarpa_v4.1, whole genome shotgun sequence, one region includes:
- the LOC7453769 gene encoding dof zinc finger protein DOF5.6: MGLNSLQVCMDSSDWLQGTINEESGMDSSSPSGDMLTCSRPLIERRLRPPHDQALKCPRCDSAHTKFCYYNNYSLSQPRYFCKTCRRYWTKGGTLRNIPVGGGCRKNKKVSKKSNDQSVNQINTGSSSSHNPTDLHLSFPDQVQLSHLHNILGSQETLANPNFMESKYNIGMLENPRPVDFMDSKFEALVGSSRNYDFMGNGDLGMVSGLGDMSHHHGLAPNYSGYCSPFGMSLDGNSGSFMETCQRLMLPYDQGNDHDQNPIDVKPNTKLLSLDWQDQGCSDVGKDTFGYLNNLGSWTGMMNGYGSSTTNTLV, encoded by the exons ATGGGTCTTAATTCACTCCAAGTTTGCATGGATTCAAGTGATTGGTTGCAG GGCACGATTAACGAGGAGTCTGGAATGGATTCTTCTTCACCGTCTGGGGATATGCTCACTTGTTCAAGGCCCTTGATTGAGAGGAGGCTTAGGCCCCCACATGACCAAGCTCTCAAGTGTCCCAGGTGTGACTCAGCACACACCAAATTTTGTTACTACAACAACTACAGCCTCTCTCAGCCAAGGTACTTTTGCAAGACTTGCAGGAGGTACTGGACCAAAGGAGGCACCCTAAGGAACATCCCCGTGGGTGGTGGATGTAGAAAGAACAAGAAAGTGTCAAAGAAATCAAATGATCAATCAGTTAACCAAATTAACACTGGATCATCTTCCTCCCATAATCCTACTGATCTCCACCTTTCGTTTCCTGATCAGGTGCAACTTTCACACCTTCATAACATACTTGGCTCTCAAGAAACACTTGCAAACCCTAACTTCATGGAGAGCAAGTATAATATCGGTATGCTAGAAAACCCTAGGCCTGTAGATTTTATGGATAGTAAGTTCGAAGCTTTAGTGGGGAGCTCTAGGAATTATGATTTCATGGGGAATGGTGACTTGGGTATGGTTAGTGGGCTCGGAGATATGAGCCATCATCACGGGCTGGCACCAAATTATAGTGGTTATTGCTCTCCATTCGGGATGTCCCTTGATGGAAATAGTGGCTCTTTCATGGAAACTTGCCAGAGGTTAATGCTTCCTTATGACCAGGGAAATGATCATGATCAGAATCCAATTGATGtgaaaccaaacaccaagctcTTGTCTCTTGATTGGCAAGACCAGGGTTGCTCTGATGTTGGGAAGGACACATTTGGATACCTAAACAATCTGGGATCATGGACAGGCATGATGAATGGTTATGGATCATCCACGACCAATACTTTAGTGTAA